A single Phragmites australis chromosome 4, lpPhrAust1.1, whole genome shotgun sequence DNA region contains:
- the LOC133915714 gene encoding serine/threonine protein phosphatase 2A 57 kDa regulatory subunit B' alpha isoform-like, with protein MFNKIIKRGARKGARGDGAEPAARPAAPSSSSGGGGGGGGAGGPAPVTVNHSSRASAPSPSSPTSPHLAPAAFAANQAAGVASHPSPPLLEPLPLLRDVAAADRPGLLLRKLRLVAALFDFSDSLKHPREKEAKRQALLELVDYVQAPAQTAGANAPARLPDHVQEALIAAISANIFRPLPPALHECAAAIDPGAAPDEEEEPYLDPAWPHLQLVYELLLRYVVSPDTDTKVAKRYVDHAFVLRLLDLFDSEDPREREYLKTVLHRIYGKFMVHRPFIRKAINNVFYRFIFETQRHNGIGELLEILGSIINGFALPMKEEHKLFLARALIPLHKPKSVAIYHQQLSYCIVQFVEKDYKLADTVIRGLLKYWPVTNCQKEVLFLGELEEVLEATQPAEFQRCMVPLFKQIGRCLNSSHFQVAERALFLWNNDHIVSLIAQNRGAIFPIIFEALERNIQSHWNQAVHGLTANVRKMFLDMDSELFEECQQQYMEKQAKAKEMQEQRESAWRQLEAVVAAKAAGDDMVLVN; from the exons atgTTCAACAAGATCATCAAGCGGGGCGCCCGCAAGGGCGCGCGGGGGGACGGGGCGGAGCCCGCGGCGCGCCCCGCGGCGCCCTCGTCGTCCTccgggggcgggggcggaggTGGCGGTGCGGGGGGGCCAGCGCCCGTCACCGTCAACCACTCCTCCAGGGCCTCCGCGCCGTCGCCATCTTCGCCGACCTCGCCGCACCTGGCGCCGGCCGCGTTCGCGGCCAACCAGGCGGCGGGGGTGGCGTCAcacccctcgccgccgctcctcgagccgctcccgctcctccgtgacgtcgccgccgccgaccgTCCGGGGCTCCTCCTCCGCAAGCTCCGCCTCGTCGCCGCGCTCTTCGACTTCTCCGACTCTCTCAAGCACCCGCGGGAGAAGGAGGCCAAGCGCCAGGCGCTCCTCGAGCTCGTCGACTACGTGCAGGCCCCCGCGCAGACCGCGGGCGCCAACGCGCCTGCGCGCCTCCCGGACCACGTCCAAGAGGCACTCATCGCCGCCATCTCCGCCAACATCTTCCGCCCGCTGCCCCCGGCGCTGCACGAGTGTGCCGCCGCGATCGACCCCGGAGCCGCacccgacgaggaggaggagccctaCCTCGACCCAGCCTGGCCGCACCTCCAGCTCGTCTATGAGCTCCTGCTCCGGTATGTGGTGTCGCCCGACACCGACACCAAGGTCGCCAAGCGGTACGTGGACCACGCCTTCGTTCTCCGCCTCCTTGACCTCTTTGACTCCGAGGATCCCCGCGAGCGCGAGTACCTCAAGACCGTGCTCCACCGCATCTATGGCAAGTTCATGGTACACCGCCCCTTCATCCGCAAGGCCATCAACAATGTGTTCTACCGGTTCATCTTCGAGACGCAGCGCCACAATGGCATAGGGGAGCTCCTTGAGATCCTTGGGAGCATCATTAATGGCTTTGCCCTGCCAATGAAGGAGGAACACAAGCTGTTCCTTGCCCGGGCGCTCATCCCACTGCATAAGCCCAAGTCTGTCGCAATCTACCACCAGCAGCTGTCATATTGCATTGTCCAGTTCGTTGAGAAGGACTACAAACTAGCGGACACCGTGATCAGAGGGCTGCTCAAATACTGGCCGGTCACAAATTGCCAGAAGGAGGTGCTGTTTCTGGGGGAGCTTGAAGAAGTACTCGAGGCGACACAGCCTGCCGAATTCCAGCGGTGCATGGTGCCACTGTTTAAGCAGATTGGGCGCTGCCTTAACAGCTCTCATTTCCAG GTTGCTGAGCGGGCCTTGTTCTTGTGGAACAATGATCACATTGTAAGCTTGATAGCCCAAAATCGTGGTGCTATATTTCCAATCATATTTGAAGCTCTTGAGAGGAATATTCAGAGTCACTGGAATCAAGCCGTTCATGGTCTCACTGCAAATGTGCGAAAGATGTTTTTGGACATGGACAGTGAGCTATTTGAAGAGTGCCAGCAGCAGTACATGGAGAAACAAGCAAAAGCCAAAGAGATGCAGGAGCAACGAGAATCTGCATGGAGACAATTGGAAGCTGTTGTTGCGGCCAAGGCTGCTGGAGATGACATGGTTTTGGTGAACTAG
- the LOC133915715 gene encoding glycine-rich RNA-binding protein RZ1C-like isoform X3 — translation MLERHTNRHRGFGFVTFEDRRAVDSAIKDMHGQELDGRIISVNKAEPKMNTDDTRYDSGGGRGGDYRGGGRGGDYHGGGRGDGPPPGNCFECGRPGHWARDCPSAGGDRPAKFSSKFSSGGSRGGRGDRFSGLDRFGDRYMDDRYDGSRYGYRDQVDSRDRYAGVRDRYANDRYPSGGDHFVADRYGGPDRYAPSGYGRERERSYERDGVRGGGGGGDGYDRSGPRGGGSYDRDGPRGGMGGGYDRDGPRGGVADRYGGRGPARHGGGSYRERPGPYDRPSRGGHFDDRY, via the coding sequence ATGCTGGAGAGGCACACAAACCGCCACAGGGGCTTTGGCTTCGTGACATTTGAAGATCGACGAGCAGTTGACAGCGCTATCAAAGATATGCATGGCCAAGAATTAGATGGTCGGATAATTTCAGTGAACAAGGCTGAGCCTAAGATGAATACAGATGACACAAGGTATGACAGTGGTGGTGGGCGAGGAGGAGATTATCGTGGTGGTGGGCGAGGAGGAGATTATCATGGTGGTGGCAGAGGTGATGGTCCACCCCCTGGCAATTGCTTTGAGTGTGGTCGCCCTGGTCATTGGGCTCGTGACTGCCCTAGCGCTGGTGGAGATCGTCCTGCAAAGTTCTCTTCCAAGTTTAGTAGTGGTGGCAGCAGAGGTGGCAGGGGAGACCGTTTTTCTGGATTAGATAGGTTTGGTGATCGTTACATGGATGATCGATATGATGGTAGCCGCTACGGGTACCGTGACCAAGTTGACAGCAGAGACAGGTATGCTGGGGTCCGTGATCGTTATGCCAATGATCGCTACCCCTCTGGTGGTGATCACTTTGTTGCGGACAGGTATGGAGGTCCAGATCGTTATGCGCCAAGTGGTTATGGTAGGGAGCGAGAAAGAAGCTATGAGAGAGACGGAGttcgtggcggtggcggtggcggcgatggCTATGATAGGAGTGGCCCAAGAGGTGGTGGAAGCTATGACAGGGATGGCCCAAGGGGTGGCATGGGTGGTGGGTATGACAGGGATGGTCCACGTGGTGGTGTTGCTGACCGTTACGGTGGCAGAGGACCTGCACGCCATGGTGGAGGGAGTTACAGGGAAAGGCCTGGGCCGTATGATCGCCCCAGCAGGGGAGGACATTTTGATGATCGCTACTGA
- the LOC133915715 gene encoding glycine-rich RNA-binding protein RZ1C-like isoform X1, with amino-acid sequence MAVGISAGLSRHQRMLKLPRSLLNVGTGKEVAWLVIVHFSLTECQTLFYSFTACQSFTVVGIDSVVKVVTARCTCVRITICSLITEIQIMLERHTNRHRGFGFVTFEDRRAVDSAIKDMHGQELDGRIISVNKAEPKMNTDDTRYDSGGGRGGDYRGGGRGGDYHGGGRGDGPPPGNCFECGRPGHWARDCPSAGGDRPAKFSSKFSSGGSRGGRGDRFSGLDRFGDRYMDDRYDGSRYGYRDQVDSRDRYAGVRDRYANDRYPSGGDHFVADRYGGPDRYAPSGYGRERERSYERDGVRGGGGGGDGYDRSGPRGGGSYDRDGPRGGMGGGYDRDGPRGGVADRYGGRGPARHGGGSYRERPGPYDRPSRGGHFDDRY; translated from the exons ATGGCAGTGGGCATTTCTGCTGGATTGTCCAGACACCAGAGGATGTTGAAATTACCGAGAAGTCTGTTGAATGTGGGTACTGGCAAAGAAGTTGCCTGGTTGGTAATAGTTCACTTTTCGTTAACAGAGTGCCAGACATTGTTCTATAGCTTTACTGCTTGTCAGAGCTTTACTGTTGTGGGAATAGATTCTGTCGTGAAGGTAGTTACAGCTAGATGCACCTGTGTCAGAATTACGATTTGTTCTTTAATCACTGAGATCCAG ATCATGCTGGAGAGGCACACAAACCGCCACAGGGGCTTTGGCTTCGTGACATTTGAAGATCGACGAGCAGTTGACAGCGCTATCAAAGATATGCATGGCCAAGAATTAGATGGTCGGATAATTTCAGTGAACAAGGCTGAGCCTAAGATGAATACAGATGACACAAGGTATGACAGTGGTGGTGGGCGAGGAGGAGATTATCGTGGTGGTGGGCGAGGAGGAGATTATCATGGTGGTGGCAGAGGTGATGGTCCACCCCCTGGCAATTGCTTTGAGTGTGGTCGCCCTGGTCATTGGGCTCGTGACTGCCCTAGCGCTGGTGGAGATCGTCCTGCAAAGTTCTCTTCCAAGTTTAGTAGTGGTGGCAGCAGAGGTGGCAGGGGAGACCGTTTTTCTGGATTAGATAGGTTTGGTGATCGTTACATGGATGATCGATATGATGGTAGCCGCTACGGGTACCGTGACCAAGTTGACAGCAGAGACAGGTATGCTGGGGTCCGTGATCGTTATGCCAATGATCGCTACCCCTCTGGTGGTGATCACTTTGTTGCGGACAGGTATGGAGGTCCAGATCGTTATGCGCCAAGTGGTTATGGTAGGGAGCGAGAAAGAAGCTATGAGAGAGACGGAGttcgtggcggtggcggtggcggcgatggCTATGATAGGAGTGGCCCAAGAGGTGGTGGAAGCTATGACAGGGATGGCCCAAGGGGTGGCATGGGTGGTGGGTATGACAGGGATGGTCCACGTGGTGGTGTTGCTGACCGTTACGGTGGCAGAGGACCTGCACGCCATGGTGGAGGGAGTTACAGGGAAAGGCCTGGGCCGTATGATCGCCCCAGCAGGGGAGGACATTTTGATGATCGCTACTGA